GCCCGGCCCGATCCACGAGGGCAATGGCAAAGCCATCGCCTTCGTCGACGAGAACGCCGACCAGAAGCAGCGGGACGCGCTGTTGAAGATCATGACGGGCCAGGACACCGCCCCGTTCGCGACCATGTTCGCGGTCTACGCCGCGACCGTGACCAAAATGCACGATCCGGTCTTCACCAAGATCGATCTCGAGCTTGATATCGACGGCCGCAGAGGCCGTATCTTCGTCAAGGACTATATCGACACAATCGGCGAGCCGATCCGCAGCAAGGCGACGGGCGCGGAATCGCGGGCGCAGATCGTGTTGCCGGAGGGCTTCGAATACACGGTGG
The Pseudomonadota bacterium DNA segment above includes these coding regions:
- a CDS encoding DUF1326 domain-containing protein: PGPIHEGNGKAIAFVDENADQKQRDALLKIMTGQDTAPFATMFAVYAATVTKMHDPVFTKIDLELDIDGRRGRIFVKDYIDTIGEPIRSKATGAESRAQIVLPEGFEYTVAEIGSASSKTKGPVEVEMKDTYGQFARLHLNNNGVVRA